TTGAATATGCTGATGTGTCTGTAAATGAAAAAATATAGAGTGGCGATCATAGGTTCTGGAAATATAGGAACCGACTTGCTAGTGAAAGTGAAGCGATCATCTCTTCTGGATTGTGTTGCCTTTGTGGGGCGAAGCAGGACCTCGCCCGGAATGGCAAAAGCAATGAGTCTTGGGGTTCACTGTTCTGATCGGAGTATTCAATATATTATCGATCATGCTCCGAACATCGATCTTGTTTTTGATGCGACATCGGCAAAGGATCATAAGACACATGCGCCCATTCTGAGGAAACTTGGGATTCGTGTGATTGATTTGACTCCTGCCAAAGTGGGGCCGATGTCTGTACCCGCAGTCAATATTCATGATTGCCTGCCTGAATTGAATATCAATATGGTAACCTGTGGAGGTCAGGCCTCTGCTCCCATTGCTTATGCGATTGGTCGAACCCATAAAGAAGTTGAGTACATTGAAGTCATCTCAAGTATTGCTTCCAAGAGTGCCGGTCCTGCAACCCGATTGAATTTGGATGAGTATGTTTCTACGACTGAAAAATGCATTAAATTATTCTCTGGTGCCAAACGGTCCAAAGCTATATTGAATTTAAATCCTGCTGTCCCCTGTATCAATATGCAAACCACTGTGTTTGCGGTCGTATCGGATCCTGATATCGAAGGTTTGTCTCGCGAGGTTGACGTTCTTGTTGATAAAATCAAGTCTTATGTGCCGGGATATCAGGTTATTGTTAATCCGTTTTTTGAATCAGGACGCATTGTTGTCATGTTGCGTGTGCGTGGCCATGGTGATTTTCTGCCAGAATATGCTGGTAATCTTGATATTATAAACTGCGCTGCCATTGCCATGGCGGAAGAATATGCCAAGCATCGAGATGTGATATGAAAGCGCAGTCACGTAAAGTTCTGATCAGCGATCCCACCTTGCGTGACGGCAATCATGCCGTTTTACATCAATTGAATATTCACCAAGTAGCTTCTTATTGTCGCGCTGCGGATGCTGCTGGGGTACCCGTGGTGGAAGTTGGGCATGGCAATGGGTTGGGTGCCTCTTCATTGCAGGTTGGATTGGCCGCCGTTGATGACAAAACCATGTTGACGGTTGCCCGTGAGAATCTGATCAGATCGAAACTTGGCGTGCATGTGATTCCAGGATTTGCAACCATTGAACGTGATATCAAACCGGCGATAGATTATGGTGTTGATGTTTTTCGCATCGCCTCTCACTGCACCGAGGCGGATATAACAGAAAGACATATTGGATATTGTCGATCTGAGGGTAAAACTGTTTTTGGTGTGCTGATGATGAGCCATATGGCTGATCGTGATTTATTGGCAGAAGAAGCACGAAAGATGCAGACCTATGGCGCCGAGGGTGTTATTCTTATGGATTCGTCTGGGAATTATCTGCCAGCCGATGTGACCGAAAAGGTGACGTGTCTACTTGAAAATCTTGAAATACCGGTTGGGTTTCATGCACACAACAATCTGGGTATGGGGATAGCCAATTCTATTGCAGCAGTTCAGGCAGGTGCGGATATTATTGATGGGTGTGCAAGAGGTTTTGGTGCCGGAGCTGGCAATGCTCAACTTGAAGTCATGGTCGCAGTGTTGGATCGAATGGGGTATGAAACAGGAATCGATCTTTATAAGATTCTGGATGCTGGAGATTTGGCTGAAAGAGAATTGATGAAAGTG
This sequence is a window from Magnetococcales bacterium. Protein-coding genes within it:
- a CDS encoding acetaldehyde dehydrogenase (acetylating), whose protein sequence is MKKYRVAIIGSGNIGTDLLVKVKRSSLLDCVAFVGRSRTSPGMAKAMSLGVHCSDRSIQYIIDHAPNIDLVFDATSAKDHKTHAPILRKLGIRVIDLTPAKVGPMSVPAVNIHDCLPELNINMVTCGGQASAPIAYAIGRTHKEVEYIEVISSIASKSAGPATRLNLDEYVSTTEKCIKLFSGAKRSKAILNLNPAVPCINMQTTVFAVVSDPDIEGLSREVDVLVDKIKSYVPGYQVIVNPFFESGRIVVMLRVRGHGDFLPEYAGNLDIINCAAIAMAEEYAKHRDVI
- the dmpG gene encoding 4-hydroxy-2-oxovalerate aldolase; the encoded protein is MKAQSRKVLISDPTLRDGNHAVLHQLNIHQVASYCRAADAAGVPVVEVGHGNGLGASSLQVGLAAVDDKTMLTVARENLIRSKLGVHVIPGFATIERDIKPAIDYGVDVFRIASHCTEADITERHIGYCRSEGKTVFGVLMMSHMADRDLLAEEARKMQTYGAEGVILMDSSGNYLPADVTEKVTCLLENLEIPVGFHAHNNLGMGIANSIAAVQAGADIIDGCARGFGAGAGNAQLEVMVAVLDRMGYETGIDLYKILDAGDLAERELMKVIPTISSLSVISGLSGVFSGFLKPVNRIAHEFNVDPRDVFFELGKRKVVAGQEDIIIEVAQQLKG